A region of Toxorhynchites rutilus septentrionalis strain SRP chromosome 1, ASM2978413v1, whole genome shotgun sequence DNA encodes the following proteins:
- the LOC129776643 gene encoding proton channel OtopLc-like isoform X2, giving the protein MKTNPQELNFGSFCSLSSMESDTDLMHCIQKLKQMATPEFQLLITKPPNEAGTPASPRLLTPNSSFLYKSESRRHTATSDEAFDIGSRRSSLLNGFPRSSRRHLFEFLQHHGSRISLNRKAEPKADLPIITVNRNKNRAVAEDQFSTVISALYAKLLIVIGIALPITEVVSESAPRNFYQGFYLYLYTTSFMFVFFLYAIRFRHNVKINQLLKQYQDTNAIPDALTPERTRLGSFYLRVGAIAFGIGSMVYSGLDFGQYFELKRDARCQNFLIALIPAARMALCILQMQFIFLNGGQFHMDQHKFVSRFGLMHMLATNVCEWLYVIIEEAKHEIVHLAHQGMHPVTSTVATLAAGNFIEIGSGAKLNDFHLNATHRHPNHHRHHLTKREGPATIAGFECHRTNIMGSLVQSAAPFLFPCTIEYSLICAVILFEMWKKLLAKGPGCNASRRGSRKSLTGKSANLLSIDCSNAQRGMFGGILVIVLTIIVLIMYFVLHKERYFQRMATIEVTISEIILYTLMSFAVILAMLRMRDLKFSQKKCNGGISLDCTLLVLAQIGTYIYCMFSIIGTFFSIGISEYATVYSLLAEIISLIQTSLQTLFITNAWWRRCKGAKQNRSKPGREIITFLLVANMSVWFINTLIKTNASFRPTLMNFYGIWAWTIITHVSMPLAIFYRFHSTICLFEIWKSTYKVRYDQY; this is encoded by the exons ATGAAAACAAACCCTCAAGAACTCAATTTCGGCAGCTTTTGTTCGTTGTCTTCGATGGAAAGCGATACTGACCTTATGCATTGCATTCAAAAGCT AAAGCAAATGGCAACTCCAGAGTTTCAGCTCCTTATAACCAAACCACCGAACGAAGCTGGTACACCTGCGTCCCCTAGACTGTTGACACCAAACTCCAGTTTTTTGTACAAATCCGAAAGTCGACGCCATACCGCGACCAGTGATGAGGCCTTTGACATCGGCTCTCGCCGATCGTCGTTACTCAACGGGTTCCCAAGATCGTCAAGAAGACATTTGTTCGAGTTTCTTCAACATCACGGCAGTCGGATATCGTTGAACCGGAAAGCGGAACCTAAAGCTGATTTGCCGATCATAACCGTTAACCGCAACAAAAATCGAGCCGTAGCAGA GGATCAGTTCAGCACTGTCATATCCGCACTATATGCCAAGTTACTGATAGTGATCGGTATCGCGCTCCCTATCACCGAGGTGGTTTCGGAGTCTGCACCGAGGAACTTCTATCAGGGTTTTTATCTGTACCTCTATACAACCAGTTTTATGTTTGTGTTTTTCCTGTACGCGATTCGATTCCGACACAACGTTAAAATTAATCAACTCTTGAAGCAGTACC AAGACACGAATGCCATTCCGGACGCACTCACGCCGGAGCGAACCCGCCTAGGGTCGTTCTATTTACGCGTTGGGGCCATTGCTTTTGGCATCGGCAGTATGGTCTACTCGGGTCTAGATTTCGGTCAATACTTCGAACTAAAAC GCGACGCAAGATGTCAAAATTTTCTAATTGCATTAATACCGGCCGCCCGGATGGCACTGTGCATCCTGCAGATGCAGTTCATCTTCCTCAACGGCGGCCAGTTCCACATGGACCAGCACAAGTTCGTGTCTCGATTCGGCCTGATGCACATGCTGGCCACCAACGTCTGCGAGTGGCTATACGTGATTATCGAGGAAGCCAAACACGAGATAGTCCACCTGGCGCACCAGGGGATGCATCCCGTTACTTCGACGGTGGCCACACTGGCGGCAG GCAACTTCATCGAAATTGGCAGCGGTGCTAAGCTGAATGATTTTCATCTGAATGCTACCCATCGCCATCCGAATCATCACCGTCACCATTTGACCAAGCGCGAAGGGCCCGCCACTATCGCTGGCTTCGAGTGCCACCGAACCAACATAATGGGGTCATTGGTTCAGAGTGCAGCTCCCTTTCTGTTCCCTTGCACGATCGAATATTCGCTAATCTGTGCCGTTATACTGTTCGAAATGTGGAAGAAGCTCCTGGCGAAGGGCCCAGGATGCAACGCTTCACGAAGAGGCTCTCGAAAAAGCCTGACCGGAAAGAGTGCCAACCTGTTGTCCATCGACTGCTCGAACGCACAGCGGGGGATGTTCGGTGGGATTTTGGTCATCGTGCTGACCATCATAGTACTGATTATGTATTTCGTGCTACACAAGGAACGGTACTTCCAGCGAATGGCCACGATTGAAGTGACGATTAGCGAAATCATTTTGTACACGCTGATGTCCTTCGCTGTCATTTTGGCCATGCTCCGAATGCGGGATTTGAAATTTTCCCAGAAAAAGTGCAACGGTGGAATCAGTCTCGATTGCACGCTGCTGGTGCTTGCTCAAATCGGCACCTATATTTACTGTATGTTTAGTATCATTGGAACGTTTTTCTCGATTGGAATCTCGGAATATGCCACCGTGTATTCACTGCTGGCGGAGATAATTTCGTTAATACAAACTTCACTGCAAACACTTTTCATCACAAACGCTTGGTGGAGAAGATGCAAGGGCGCGAAGCAAAACCGATCCAAACCGGGAAGAGAAATTATAACCTTTCTGCTGGTTGCTAACATGTCCGTCTGGTTCATCAACACGCTGATAAAAACAAACGCCAGCTTCCGGCCAACGCTGATGAACTTTTATGGCATATGGGCGTGGACAATTATCACACATGTATCCATGCCACTTGCGATATTCTACCGATTCCATTcaactatttgtttatttgagaTATGGAAAAGTACTTATAAGGTGAGATACGACCAATATTGA
- the LOC129776643 gene encoding proton channel OtopLc-like isoform X1, protein MDGDFVLIAGDPEEPDGNSHRMTERLNTVVEESPQERKQMATPEFQLLITKPPNEAGTPASPRLLTPNSSFLYKSESRRHTATSDEAFDIGSRRSSLLNGFPRSSRRHLFEFLQHHGSRISLNRKAEPKADLPIITVNRNKNRAVAEDQFSTVISALYAKLLIVIGIALPITEVVSESAPRNFYQGFYLYLYTTSFMFVFFLYAIRFRHNVKINQLLKQYQDTNAIPDALTPERTRLGSFYLRVGAIAFGIGSMVYSGLDFGQYFELKRDARCQNFLIALIPAARMALCILQMQFIFLNGGQFHMDQHKFVSRFGLMHMLATNVCEWLYVIIEEAKHEIVHLAHQGMHPVTSTVATLAAGNFIEIGSGAKLNDFHLNATHRHPNHHRHHLTKREGPATIAGFECHRTNIMGSLVQSAAPFLFPCTIEYSLICAVILFEMWKKLLAKGPGCNASRRGSRKSLTGKSANLLSIDCSNAQRGMFGGILVIVLTIIVLIMYFVLHKERYFQRMATIEVTISEIILYTLMSFAVILAMLRMRDLKFSQKKCNGGISLDCTLLVLAQIGTYIYCMFSIIGTFFSIGISEYATVYSLLAEIISLIQTSLQTLFITNAWWRRCKGAKQNRSKPGREIITFLLVANMSVWFINTLIKTNASFRPTLMNFYGIWAWTIITHVSMPLAIFYRFHSTICLFEIWKSTYKVRYDQY, encoded by the exons ATGGATGGTGATTTTGTTTTGATCGCTGGTGATCCTGAGGAGCCGGATGGGAACTCGCATAGAATGACGGAGCGCTTGAATACGGTTGTGGAGGAATCACCCCAGGAAAG AAAGCAAATGGCAACTCCAGAGTTTCAGCTCCTTATAACCAAACCACCGAACGAAGCTGGTACACCTGCGTCCCCTAGACTGTTGACACCAAACTCCAGTTTTTTGTACAAATCCGAAAGTCGACGCCATACCGCGACCAGTGATGAGGCCTTTGACATCGGCTCTCGCCGATCGTCGTTACTCAACGGGTTCCCAAGATCGTCAAGAAGACATTTGTTCGAGTTTCTTCAACATCACGGCAGTCGGATATCGTTGAACCGGAAAGCGGAACCTAAAGCTGATTTGCCGATCATAACCGTTAACCGCAACAAAAATCGAGCCGTAGCAGA GGATCAGTTCAGCACTGTCATATCCGCACTATATGCCAAGTTACTGATAGTGATCGGTATCGCGCTCCCTATCACCGAGGTGGTTTCGGAGTCTGCACCGAGGAACTTCTATCAGGGTTTTTATCTGTACCTCTATACAACCAGTTTTATGTTTGTGTTTTTCCTGTACGCGATTCGATTCCGACACAACGTTAAAATTAATCAACTCTTGAAGCAGTACC AAGACACGAATGCCATTCCGGACGCACTCACGCCGGAGCGAACCCGCCTAGGGTCGTTCTATTTACGCGTTGGGGCCATTGCTTTTGGCATCGGCAGTATGGTCTACTCGGGTCTAGATTTCGGTCAATACTTCGAACTAAAAC GCGACGCAAGATGTCAAAATTTTCTAATTGCATTAATACCGGCCGCCCGGATGGCACTGTGCATCCTGCAGATGCAGTTCATCTTCCTCAACGGCGGCCAGTTCCACATGGACCAGCACAAGTTCGTGTCTCGATTCGGCCTGATGCACATGCTGGCCACCAACGTCTGCGAGTGGCTATACGTGATTATCGAGGAAGCCAAACACGAGATAGTCCACCTGGCGCACCAGGGGATGCATCCCGTTACTTCGACGGTGGCCACACTGGCGGCAG GCAACTTCATCGAAATTGGCAGCGGTGCTAAGCTGAATGATTTTCATCTGAATGCTACCCATCGCCATCCGAATCATCACCGTCACCATTTGACCAAGCGCGAAGGGCCCGCCACTATCGCTGGCTTCGAGTGCCACCGAACCAACATAATGGGGTCATTGGTTCAGAGTGCAGCTCCCTTTCTGTTCCCTTGCACGATCGAATATTCGCTAATCTGTGCCGTTATACTGTTCGAAATGTGGAAGAAGCTCCTGGCGAAGGGCCCAGGATGCAACGCTTCACGAAGAGGCTCTCGAAAAAGCCTGACCGGAAAGAGTGCCAACCTGTTGTCCATCGACTGCTCGAACGCACAGCGGGGGATGTTCGGTGGGATTTTGGTCATCGTGCTGACCATCATAGTACTGATTATGTATTTCGTGCTACACAAGGAACGGTACTTCCAGCGAATGGCCACGATTGAAGTGACGATTAGCGAAATCATTTTGTACACGCTGATGTCCTTCGCTGTCATTTTGGCCATGCTCCGAATGCGGGATTTGAAATTTTCCCAGAAAAAGTGCAACGGTGGAATCAGTCTCGATTGCACGCTGCTGGTGCTTGCTCAAATCGGCACCTATATTTACTGTATGTTTAGTATCATTGGAACGTTTTTCTCGATTGGAATCTCGGAATATGCCACCGTGTATTCACTGCTGGCGGAGATAATTTCGTTAATACAAACTTCACTGCAAACACTTTTCATCACAAACGCTTGGTGGAGAAGATGCAAGGGCGCGAAGCAAAACCGATCCAAACCGGGAAGAGAAATTATAACCTTTCTGCTGGTTGCTAACATGTCCGTCTGGTTCATCAACACGCTGATAAAAACAAACGCCAGCTTCCGGCCAACGCTGATGAACTTTTATGGCATATGGGCGTGGACAATTATCACACATGTATCCATGCCACTTGCGATATTCTACCGATTCCATTcaactatttgtttatttgagaTATGGAAAAGTACTTATAAGGTGAGATACGACCAATATTGA